A part of Aegilops tauschii subsp. strangulata cultivar AL8/78 chromosome 2, Aet v6.0, whole genome shotgun sequence genomic DNA contains:
- the LOC141041291 gene encoding BTB/POZ and MATH domain-containing protein 3-like has translation MASFVHRSNLSFLPEFPQLKSKETNKLGTNQKRSVTHERVEKIQALPGVVAEWTMAARSASSANYDEYPVKTSSSRSLASTVTVAHNFEITGYSLLDGFRPGDYICSRRFGAGGYDWCIRFFFKKHIVDDCFTIRCVLTVITHHTEDRSTVVIPRSNLHDHLVDMLEGGEGTDVTFSVSDQLFHAHGCMLAARSLVFKAELFSGMEENATRHIKVDDIEPAIFQALLHFIYTDTFPHDSGVDKNAPLQHLFVAADRYGLDRLAAMREQRLCESIDVHTVATTLALAEQHQCVELKHACLGFLSSHGVLSDIQETDGFKHLISSCPSVVGDIINSVAIAGGRAAKRARVEATHSSSSSSYTGD, from the exons ATGGCCAG tttcgtccacaggTCAAATTTGTCGTTTTTGCCGGAGTTCCCGCAGCTAAAGAGTAAAGAAACAAACAAGTTGGGAACCAACCAAAAGAGATCTGTTACGCACGAACGAGTAGAGAAGATTCAGGCTCTGCCGGGCGTCGTGGCGGAGTGGACGATGGCGGCGCG CTCGGCCTCGTCGGCTAACTACGATGAGTACCCAGTGAAGACATCGTCATCGAGATCCCTGGCGAGCACGGTCACCGTGGCGCACAACTTCGAGATCACCGGTTACTCGCTGCTCGACGGCTTTCGTCCCGGCGACTACATTTGCTCGAGAAGGTTCGGCGCCGGTGGTTATGACTGGTGTATCAG ATTCTTCTTCAAGAAGCATATCGTTGATGACTGCTTCACAATCAGGTGCGTCTTGACCGTCATCACGCATCACACGGAGGACCGGAGCACCGTCGTCATCCCCCGGTCGAATCTCCATGACCACCTGGTAGACATGCTGGAGGGCGGGGAAGGCACGGACGTGACATTCAGCGTGAGCGACCAGTTGTTCCACGCTCATGGATGCATGTTGGCTGCACGATCGCTAGTGTTCAAGGCGGAGCTCTTTAGCGGAATGGAGGAGAACGCTACTCGACACATCAAGGTCGACGACATCGAGCCCGCCATCTTCCAGGCACTCCTCCACTTCATCTACACGGATACCTTTCCACATGACAGTGGTGTAGACAAGAATGCGCCATTGCAACACTTGTTCGTTGCCGCGGATCGGTATGGGCTGGATAGGCTCGCGGCAATGCGTGAACAAAGGCTATGCGAGAGCATCGACGTGCACACAGTTGCCACCACACTTGCCTTAGCGGAGCAGCACCAATGCGTGGAACTCAAGCATGCATGCCTTGGATTCCTGTCCTCTCATGGTGTGCTCAGTGACATCCAGGAGACCGATGGATTCAAGCATCTCATATCCAGCTGCCCTTCCGTTGTAGGGGACATCATAAACAGCGTCGCCATCGCTGGTGGTAGGGCTGCCAAAAGAGCTCGAGTCGAAGCCACTCATAGCAGCTCGTCTTCTAGCTACACCGGAGATTGA
- the LOC141041292 gene encoding BTB/POZ and MATH domain-containing protein 2-like, which yields MCDTCKPSLKCRCFLQFTPFWGEGWSTCLTEAATGAHNFKVTNYSQLDGMGTLNHVSSKTFSVGGYNWCIDFYPDTYVGHAFAQLSLKGRVEQLGIKVKFTLSFLGNDGKAYKGTEPVAATRTILFKDGAGTFRGWEDPLIIEKCKLQDDDCFTIRCDLTVLKNRVA from the coding sequence ATGTGTGATACCTGCAAACCTAGCCTGAAGTGTCGatgttttttgcaattcactccTTTCTGGGGAGAGGGGTGGTCGACGTGCCTGACGGAGGCCGCCACCGGTGCACACAATTTCAAGGTGACAAACTACTCGCAGCTCGACGGCATGGGCACCCTCAACCATGTAAGCTCGAAGACGTTCAGCGTCGGCGGCTATAACTGGTGCATCGATTTCTACCCTGACACATACGTTGGCCACGCGTTCGCCCAACTGTCTCTCAAAGGAAGGGTGGAGCAACTGGGCATCAAGGTGAAGTTCACGCTTAGTTTTCTGGGGAACGATGGCAAGGCGTACAAAGGCACGGAGCCTGTGGCGGCAACACGAACTATTCTGTTCAAGGATGGTGCTGGGACTTTTCGTGGTTGGGAAGATCCGCTGATTATTGAGAAGTGCAAGTTGCAGGACGACGACTGCTTCACCATCAGGTGTGATCTGACCGTCTTGAAAAACAGGGTTGCATAA
- the LOC109783570 gene encoding uncharacterized protein → MVSWSDDDSSENSHQYADSASDEGIIKIPETIHDSDFEGTEPDLLCNEHSLPAERRVAFQGIHTGRRFFACAVKEGRNCGLVEWVDPFWPATMENALTKLWDKYEECRRSKIEDNLESSFDVHNLTQQKIKLQASYERLVEDVNGLLDAQEQRARMERGKMQNKPDESKLQEKYDMLKNLTVAQANVIRNMKLKLAEEKIKLQAHIDELEKVVEQTKLKLNGIKAILDE, encoded by the exons ATGGTTTCCTGGTCTGATGACGACAGCAGCGAGAACTCTCACCAGTACGCCGACTCAGCTTCAGACGAGGGCATCATCAAG ATCCCTGAGACCATCCATGACTCCGATTTCGAGGGCACTGAACCTGATCTTTTGTGCAATGAACACTCCCTACCAGCAGAGAGGCGTGTTGCTTTCCAGGGCATCCATACTGGCAGGAGGTTCTTTGCTTGTGCTGTGAAG GAGGGAAGAAACTGTGGGCTAGTTGAATGGGTTGATCCATTTTGGCCAGCTACAATGGAGAATGCATTGACCAAGTTGTGGGATAAGTATGAAGAGTGCAGGAGGAGCAAGATTGAGGACAATCTGGAAAGCTCATTTGATGTTCACAATCTGACACAACAGAAGATCAAGCTGCAGGCAAGTTATGAGAGGTTGGTTGAAGATGTCAACGGCCTTTTGGATGCCCAGGAGCAGAGGGCTCGGATGGAGAGAGGTAAGATGCAGAACAAACCTGATGAGAGCAAGCTGCAGGAGAAGTATGACATGCTCAAGAACCTGACAGTTGCTCAAGCCAATGTCATTAGGAACATGAAGTTGAAGCTTGCTGAAGAGAAGATTAAGTTGCAGGCCCACATTGATGAGCTTGAGAAGGTTGTCGAGCAGACCAAGCTGAAGCTGAATGGGATCAAAGCCATCTTAGATGAATGA
- the LOC109783572 gene encoding BTB/POZ and MATH domain-containing protein 2-like: MGNTIGSSSSPVKQDVPETWSTSFTEGDTAAHNFEVTGLSLLDGMGAGNFVSSSTFFVGGCEWDITFYPDGWKAGGGAHASAYLRLCNGELGLQTNYTLSLLGKDGQVFVQGSIEHTFQSAGMFWGFEHFVQKSKLRRLLSDNEDCVTIRCVLTVMRKHDTLAIPAPPSNLQEDFARMLKDEEGADVTFIVGDKSFRAHRHVLAARSPAFRAELLDPTKADPTKPVKVDDMDPVIFEALLYFMYTDTLPHGCDLEKSATLQHLFIVGVRYGLDRLATMCEGKLCQNINEHTVATALTLAEWYDRVHLKNACIAFVSSQDVLDAMKETNGFKHLMTRYPGVMVDILKQNLPSSIGVRVIYGRIVFK; the protein is encoded by the coding sequence ATGGGAAACACCAtcggttcttcttcttctccggtgAAGCAGGATGTGCCCGAGACGTGGTCGACGAGTTTTACGGAGGGCGACACCGCGGCGCACAATTTTGAGGTGACGGGCTTGTCGCTGCTAGACGGCATGGGCGCCGGCAACTTCGTCTCGTCGAGCACATTCTTCGTCGGCGGCTGCGAGTGGGACATCACGTTCTACCCCGACGGGTGGAAGGCGGGCGGTGGCGCCCACGCCTCCGCTTATCTGCGTCTATGCAATGGAGAACTAGGGTTGCAGACCAACTACACCCTGAGTTTATTGGGCAAGGATGGCCAAGTGTTTGTGCAAGGGAGCATAGAACATACCTTCCAGTCCGCAGGTATGTTTTGGGGCTTCGAGCACTTTGTCCAGAAGTCCAAGCTGCGACGGCTGCTATCCGACAACGAGGACTGTGTAACGATCAGGTGTGTTTTGACTGTCATGAGGAAGCATGACACTTTGGCCATCCCGGCCCCGCCGTCGAATCTGCAAGAGGATTTTGCAAGGATGTTGAAGGACGAGGAAGGCGCGGATGTAACGTTCATCGTGGGTGACAAATCATTCCGTGCTCATAGACATGTGCTGGCGGCACGATCACCGGCCTTCAGGGCAGAGCTTTTGGACCCGACGAAGGCGGACCCTACAAAACCCGTCAAGGTTGATGACATGGACCCCGTCATCTTCGAGGCGCTTCTTTATTTCATGTACACGGATACGCTCCCACATGGTTGTGATCTTGAGAAAAGCGCGACGCTGCAACATTTGTTCATTGTCGGAGTTCGATATGGCCTGGACAGGCTAGCGACGATGTGCGAAGGGAAACTATGCCAAAACATAAACGAGCACACAGTGGCAACCGCCCTAACTTTGGCAGAGTGGTATGACCGCGTCCATCTCAAAAATGCTTGCATCGCATTTGTGTCGTCGCAGGATGTGCTCGACGCCATGAAGGAGACCAATGGATTCAAGCACCTCATGACACGCTATCCGGGGGTGATGGTGGATATTTTGAAACAGAATCTGCCGTCGTCAATAGGGGTACGTGTAATTTATGGTAGAATTGTCTTTAAATAA